GTTTTTCGTCGATCTTGCGGCGCGTGACCCGGCGCTCGCTGCCCCGGTGGTCCCGATGATCGGACTGTCGCGCGGCGCCGGTCCCATCCCGGGCGTGGCGCTGACCGTCGAACTCAAGGCGAATGCCGCACTACTGCATGTGGACACCGGCGCCGTTCCCCTGGCAGAGGCGGTCTTGCTGGCGGCCCGGCTGGATCTTCTTTCGCAAGCCGATCAAGCGGCACCGCTGTCCACGCTGGAAACGCTGCCAGATACCGAACACGCGCTGGTCGTTCAGACCTGGAACGCCACCGGCGTCGATCACGACCGTGGATTGACCATGGCCGCAGCTTTCGAAGCCCAGGTCGATGCGACGCCGGACATGACGGCGTTGGTCTACGAAGATCATCGTCTGAGCTATGCCGAACTCGACGCGCGTGCAAACCGCACCGCCCATCTGTTGCGCGAAATGGGCGTGGACCGCGACACGGTCGTCGGTCTGCATACCCGGCGTGGGATCGATCTGCTGGTCGGCGCGCTGGCGGTTCTCAAGGCAGGCGGCGCCTATCTGCCGCTGGATCCGGGTTATCCCGCCGACCGACTGAATCACTACATCGCCGACAGCGGCGCCCCCGTCATCATCACCCAAGCGGCGCTCGAGGCCTACCTGCCGAAACACGACGCGCAGTTGCTGGTCATCGATGCCGAGCCGCGTCTGTCCGAGATGTCCGACCGCCGTCCCGACCCCGTCGCCCGGTCCGAGGATCTGGCCTATCTGATCTACACCTCGGGGTCGACCGGCACACCGAAGGGCGTGATGGTCGAACACCGCAACGTGGTGAATTTCTATCGCGGCATGGACGACGTGATCCCGCATGAAGACGGCGGAACCTGGCTGGCGGTGACGTCGCTCAGCTTCGACATTTCGGTGCTGGAACTGTTCTGGACCACCGCCCGCGGTCTGACCGTGGTTCTGACATCCGACGAGGATCGCGGGCTGATCTCCAGGGGGCCGATGCGCATCGCCGGTGGCGGGATGGAATTTTCCATCTACTACTGGGGCAACGACGACGGCGCCGGGCGCGACAAGTATGCGCTGCTTCTGGAAGGCGCGAAATTCGCCGACGAGAACGGTTTTGTCGCTGTCTGGACGCCCGAGCGGCATTTCCATGCGTTCGGCGGGCCTTATCCCAATCCTTCCGTCACCGGCGCCGCGGTTGCGGGTGTGACGAAGAATATCGGTGTGCGCGGCGGATCGGTCGTGTCGCCGCTGCACCATCCTGCGCGGATCGCCGAAGAATGGGCGGTGATCGACAACCTGACAAACGGGCGCGCGGGCATGGCCATCGCCAGCGGCTGGCAGCCCGACGATTTCATCCTGCGCCCCGAAAACACGCCGCCCGAAAACAAGACGGCGATGATCCGCGACATCGACACCGTGCGGCGATTGTGGCGTGGCGAGGCGGTGGCCTTCCCGCGCAAGGACGGCAATATGCACGAGGTGGTCACGCAGCCGCGGCCGGTATCTAGGGAACTGCCGGTCTGGGTCACGACGGCGGGCAATCCCGAAACCTGGAAAGAGGCCGGTCGCAACGGCTGCAACGTGCTGACGCATCTTCTGGGCCAGTCCATCGACGAAGTCGCAGGCAAGATCGGGCTGTATCACGCGGCACTGCGCGAGGCCGGGCACGACCCGAACGATTTCACCGTCACGCTGATGTTGCACACCTGCCTGTCAGACAGCCGCGACCATGCCCGCGAGATCGCGCGCGAGCCGATGAAGGATTACCTGCGCTCGGCCGCAGGGCTCATCAAGCAATACGCCTGGGCCTTTCCGGCCTTCAAACGGCCCGAAGGGGTCAAGAACGCCTTTGATCTCAACCTCGACATTCTCGAGGGCGACGAGCTGGACGCCATTCTCGACTTTGCCTTCGAACGCTATTTCAACGACAGCGGCCTGTTCGGCACGATCGAGGATGCGCTGGAACGCACGGAACAGTTGCGGCGCATCGGCGTGACGGAAATCGCCTGCCTGATCGACTACGGCATCCCGCGCGAACAGGTTCTGGAAGGGCTGTGGCCGCTGGCCGAAGTCGTGGCGCGCGCCAATGCCGAAACGGAACTGGCCGAAGACGATTTCTCGATCGCGGCGCAAATCATCCGGCACGGCGTGACCCATCTGCAATGCACGCCGTCCATGGCGCGCATGATTGCCATGAACGACGAGGCGCGCCAGGCACTGCGCGGCGTCAAGCACCTGTTCCTGGGGGGCGAGCCTTTGCCCGGCGCGCTGGTCAGCGAATTCGCGCAGATCACCAAGGCCGATATCACCAACATGTACGGCCCGACCGAAACGACGATCTGGTCATCGGTGGAACCGGCAAGGTCGGGTGACAGCGTCGTCAATCTGGGCCTGCCGCTGGCCAACCAGCAGCTATACGTTCTGGACGCCAGTGGCGCACCGGTCGGTGTTGGCGAGGCGGGCGAGTTGTGGATCGGCGGCGAAGGCGTGACGCGCGGCTATTGGAACCGCCCGGAATTGACTGCCGAACGGTTCCTGGACAATCCCTTTCACCCCGGCCGGATGTATCGCACCGGCGATCTGGTTCGGCGCCGTATCGATGGAAGGATCGACTTTCTCGGCCGGGTCGATCACCAGGTCAAACTGCGCGGCCACCGCATCGAACTGGGCGAAATCGAAGCCGCTCTGGAAGCCCAGGACGGGGTCAGCCAGGCGGTGGTCAGCGCGCGCGAGGATCAGCCCGGCGATGTCCGCTTGGTGGGATACTACACCGGCCGGTTCCGCGACGAATCGCAGTTGAAAACCGCCATGGCGAAATCGCTTCCGGCGATCATGGTGCCGGGGCGTTTCGTGCATCTGGACGCGTTTCCGCTGACCCCGAACAAGAAGGTCGACCGCAACGCGCTGCCTGCACCATCGGCACCTTCGGTGACTGCGCCAAGGCCGGCGCCGCGCCGACCATCGGTTTCGCGCCCTGCGGCGCCGGGATCGGCCAGGACAGAAGGCCAGATCGCCGAGATATGGACCCGCATCCTGGGCGTGCAAGGCATCGCGCCGCGCGACAATTTCTTCGACCTCGGAGGGCATTCGCTGCTGGCCGTCCAGGCGCACCGGGCGATCCGCGAGCAGTTGGGCACGTCACAACTGTCGATCACCGACATCTTTCGCTTTCCCGTTCTCGGCGACCTGGCCGCAAGGGTGGTCGAGCTTTCCGGGGATCTCGACGGGCCGCCGGCACCCTCCACTCCGGGGCCGGTCAGCGACCGGGCGCAAGCGCGAAGCGACGCGATGGCCCGGCGCCGCGCGATGCGTGCGCGCAGGCGCGCCTGAACCGTGACGGCGGAGGATCTGCGATCCTGGATTGCCGCGCTGGATCTTCCGCGAGACCTGAGTTGGGCCGTGACCGATTTTGCCGATCGTACGTCTCTTTTCGATGCCGAACAGGACGCAATGGTCCACGCCGTGCCGCGCCGGATCGCGGAATTCGCCGGTGGCCGGCAGGCGGCGCGCGCGGCCCTCGAAGGCCTTGGAATCGACCCGCGTGCGATCCCGATGGGCCCCGACCGCATGCCCGTGTGGCCTCAGGGCGTCGCGGCCAGCATTACGCATGCGGACCGGCTGTGCCTTGCGGTGGCTGCCTGGAAATCAGCAATCCCGATCCTGGGTGTCGATCTGGAAACCGCTATTCCGATCCCTCCGCAACTTGTGCCCGAGATCGCGTCGGATGCCGACCTTGATGCGTATGCGCCGCTGCCGCGCGGCGAAGCGGCGCTGCGCGTGTTTTCCGCAAAGGAAGCGGCCTACAAGGCGCTGTATCCCGAGATCCGCGAGGTTGCCGGTTTCGACGCCATCACGCTGCGGCGAAGCGGTACCGCTTTGCTGGCCGAACCTGCCCGCGCGGGGCCGTGGCACCATCATCCGGCCGCCCGAGCCCTGGTGATCCGGCAATGGTGGCGCGGCGGGCATCTCCTGTCCCTGGCGCTGCCGGCCGCTTGACCGGCGCGGCCGGATGCACCGGCGAATTGTGGCGAAAACGTGGCGCGAATTCGCGTATTGGAAATGCTGTGTTTCCCGCTGCCATCCGGGAAAAACGTGGCGAAAAACGGGCATCTCCCCTAGATTGTGGCACGAAGGTGGCGAGTTTGCGGCCCGGACAGAACCATTCGCCCACGCCGCTGCCCGTGGTCTTCCGAACGCATTGGGGGCCACTTTGCGGGAGACGTGAGATGAATCAGTTCCAGACGTTCGAGGAGGTGCTTTCGGCGCTGCGCCGGCGTGCCTGGCTCGTGCTTTTGGTGGCGTTCATCGGCAGTGTCCTGTCGGTGGTCTACGCGATGCAGCAGGTCAAGCTCTACGAGGCGATCGCGGTCGTTCAGATCGAGGATTCCAGCGTGCCCGACCAGTTGGCCGGCGCCAGTGCCGCGACGCAAGACGCAGCACGGCGTGTGCGCCTGATCGAACAGCGCCTCATGGCCCGCGACAACCTTGTGCGGATCATGGAAAAGCACGACCTGTTCTCGGACGATCCGGAATTGTCGATGAACGAACGGATCTTCCGTATGCGCCAATCCGCCCGGATCGAAGAGATCATCAACCAGGCGCAGGTCTGGCAACCGAATGTCCGGCCTTCGGGCCTGCTGATCACCGTGACGCTGGACGATCCCCAAAAGGCGGCAGACCTGGCCAACGAACTGATGTATTCGGTCATCGACCAGTCGCGGTCGCGGTCGTTCGACCGGGTACGTGGGACACTGGATTTCTTCTCGATCGAAGAACGACGTGTCGCCGAGGACATCGAAAAGCTCGAGTCGGAAATCGCGGAGTTCAAGGGTATCAACGCAGAAGCCTTGCCCGAAGGATTGGCAAGCTTGCGCGAGCAACTGGTCGCGATCCGTGAGGCCGAACTGGAATTCGACCAGCAGATCGTCGCATTGGATACCAATGCCAGCCGAGCGCGCGAAAACGTTCTTTCCCGTCAGATCGCGTTGATCGAAGAGCAAAAGCGCCTGTTGAGCGAACGGCGGGAGCAGATCGAAACGATTCTTGCCCGCGCTCCGGATGTCGAGCGCGATCTGGGCCGTCTGCAACGCGAACTGACCGGATTGCAGGAGCAATATGCCGTTGTCACCCGCCGCAAGGCCGAGGCGGCGATGGGGCAACTGTTGGAGGACCGCCAACAAACCGATCGGTTCGAGGTGCTTGAAACCGCGCTGGTGCCGGAACATCCGGTGACGCGCAGCCGCCGGCAGCTTGCGCTGATGGGCGGCGTGGCCAGCCTGCTTGCGGGACTTGCTGCCGCCTTCCTGATCGAAATGATGAACCCCGCGATCCGCAATGCCGCGCAGATGGAACGGGTGCTGGGAATCCAGCCGGTCGTGTCTATCCCGCGGATAACGACAACCCGCGACAAACGAAGGCATAGCGCGCTGGTGATCGGGACAGTCTTGGCGGGATTGGCCGTGTTGTGGGGCGCCGCGCGCTTTGCCGGCGACAGGTTGCCGTTCACGGAACTGCTGGCTCGGTTGCTGCCGGGGTTGACGCGGTACTGACCGCGCCCCTTCAGTAATTGTATTTCTTGACCGAGCTGCCTTCGGCCTTGTTCAGCACCATGCCGAGCAAGGGGGTGTCTTCGCCCAGACGGTGTTCGACCTGCTTGATTTCCTTGTCGGTGGACATGCCGCCCCCGACGACCAGCAGGACACCGTCGAACATCGGGCGAAAGGCGATCACATCGTCATAGAGCAGTGCGGGCGGCAGGTCGAACAACATGACATCGGGCGCCATGTCCCGCTCGATCGCGGCCAGGGTCTGCCGGGTTCTGGGGTCTTGCAACAATTCCGCGGCATAGGGTTCTGTCGTGTCGTTGAACCCGAACGCGATGTTGCGGCCGGCGTGGATGGTGTTCTTGCCCATTCGGACAAGATGGTCGCCGGGGTGGGTCGCGCCGCGCAGCATGTCACCGATCGAGCCAGGGTTCGCAAAACCCATGACGGAATGAAGACTGGGCCGTCGCAAGTCGAAGTCCAGAAGGAGCGTGCGGCAGTTTTCTTGCCGCGACAGGCTGATTGCGAGGTTGGCCGCGGTAAAGGTCTTGCCGCAATCCTGGGTCGGCGACGTGATCGCGACCCGCTTCCAGCCGCGATCGGACAAGGCCTGGAGCAACCGGGTGCGCAACACGTCAAAGGCCGCATGGGCCGGGTTGTGACGGCTGGCGGTGATGATCCGGTTGAGCTCGAGATGCCGTTCACGCACCGTGAACGATTTCAGACCGCGCCATTGCGCATCCGGGCCATTAGTAAGGTCGATCGGATCGGTCAGCGTGAGCGGGGGCGGTGTCGCGGCCCGCTTTCGGGAATGTGCGGCATCGCTGCGCTTGGCGGCGCTGATCTTGGCCACATCACCAGCCTGCGCTTCAAGCCGCTCGGCTTCGTGCCGAGCCGCTTCCGCGGCCTCTTGCTGCCGTGTCTCGATCTCGGCTTTTCGGGCGGCGGCAGCGCGGCGCTTCGCCTCTGCATCGGCCTTCGCTTCACGGTCCACGGTTTTTCCGACCTGCCCGGCCGCTCGGTCCGTTCGGCCTTCCCGGGACGGGGCCGGGTTGGTCTTGTCCTCGAACGCCGCGGGATCGGGTTCGGACACCCTTTTCCGACGGCGAAATTTGGGGCGATTGGCCATGTTCATGCCCCGCGATCCATGCGCAGACCGATGGGGCCCCGCCGGTGCCCGGGGTGCCGTGCCTGAAGATGGACCGCAACGCGCTGCATCGTCCTGCTCTGCTCCTGTCTGCGTGCCCGATTTCGGGCCGCTGTGCCTGTATCGGCGGTTACATCAGACAAATCTGTCAAGAATACGTCCGATTTGCGGGGATTGTTCACACCGCGTGTTCGCCATTCCGCCTCAGAAGCCAAACAGATTGGCACGCGTGATCGCTTTTTCAATGAACCGGGCGCGTTCGGTCTCGGGCGCCCAGTCCAGCATGGCCTTGGCCTTGTCATTGGAGAACACCGAAAAATGTGCCCGGCTTTTCCAATCGGCGAGCGACGGGCGCACAAGCCCGGTGCGGCGCAACGCGTATTTCTTGAGCGCGTATTTCACCGCGTCGGACGCGTAGAAGACATGGAGGTCGCCTGCGCTGACCCGGATACGAGC
This sequence is a window from Thalassococcus arenae. Protein-coding genes within it:
- a CDS encoding Wzz/FepE/Etk N-terminal domain-containing protein, giving the protein MNQFQTFEEVLSALRRRAWLVLLVAFIGSVLSVVYAMQQVKLYEAIAVVQIEDSSVPDQLAGASAATQDAARRVRLIEQRLMARDNLVRIMEKHDLFSDDPELSMNERIFRMRQSARIEEIINQAQVWQPNVRPSGLLITVTLDDPQKAADLANELMYSVIDQSRSRSFDRVRGTLDFFSIEERRVAEDIEKLESEIAEFKGINAEALPEGLASLREQLVAIREAELEFDQQIVALDTNASRARENVLSRQIALIEEQKRLLSERREQIETILARAPDVERDLGRLQRELTGLQEQYAVVTRRKAEAAMGQLLEDRQQTDRFEVLETALVPEHPVTRSRRQLALMGGVASLLAGLAAAFLIEMMNPAIRNAAQMERVLGIQPVVSIPRITTTRDKRRHSALVIGTVLAGLAVLWGAARFAGDRLPFTELLARLLPGLTRY
- a CDS encoding 4'-phosphopantetheinyl transferase family protein produces the protein MTDFADRTSLFDAEQDAMVHAVPRRIAEFAGGRQAARAALEGLGIDPRAIPMGPDRMPVWPQGVAASITHADRLCLAVAAWKSAIPILGVDLETAIPIPPQLVPEIASDADLDAYAPLPRGEAALRVFSAKEAAYKALYPEIREVAGFDAITLRRSGTALLAEPARAGPWHHHPAARALVIRQWWRGGHLLSLALPAA
- a CDS encoding MupA/Atu3671 family FMN-dependent luciferase-like monooxygenase, coding for MTAFATIVIGEQSLLVQCSEKLLERGHSISAVVTRNPAIADWAANQALPVVAPGKGLAARLVGRSCDWLFSIGNLAVLPDDVLALAERGAVNFHDGPLPRHAGLNAPVWALIEGESRHGITWHRIESGIDTGNILVQRFFDIGAQDTALTLNTKAFESAIDSFDELVGKLEADDAVGSVQNAAQRSYHARLDRPAGHGLIDWTRPAAEAERMIRALDHGPYWNPLCCAKLRARDAVFLVGHAKLTESHAKPGTVIDVTSDHLTVACIDHALVLSVLRRACGLPVDPGEIAAIGDVLSGPASDDDSAVAAVVRHEAFWRDQLAGLVAAELPLVNTASGQIETLALGLSDDAAGLVAVWAARLTGQDGFDIAFSDTALAGIAKTRLVSPWVPIRVILGETLADMSVALETEITRAVAKKGFFVDLAARDPALAAPVVPMIGLSRGAGPIPGVALTVELKANAALLHVDTGAVPLAEAVLLAARLDLLSQADQAAPLSTLETLPDTEHALVVQTWNATGVDHDRGLTMAAAFEAQVDATPDMTALVYEDHRLSYAELDARANRTAHLLREMGVDRDTVVGLHTRRGIDLLVGALAVLKAGGAYLPLDPGYPADRLNHYIADSGAPVIITQAALEAYLPKHDAQLLVIDAEPRLSEMSDRRPDPVARSEDLAYLIYTSGSTGTPKGVMVEHRNVVNFYRGMDDVIPHEDGGTWLAVTSLSFDISVLELFWTTARGLTVVLTSDEDRGLISRGPMRIAGGGMEFSIYYWGNDDGAGRDKYALLLEGAKFADENGFVAVWTPERHFHAFGGPYPNPSVTGAAVAGVTKNIGVRGGSVVSPLHHPARIAEEWAVIDNLTNGRAGMAIASGWQPDDFILRPENTPPENKTAMIRDIDTVRRLWRGEAVAFPRKDGNMHEVVTQPRPVSRELPVWVTTAGNPETWKEAGRNGCNVLTHLLGQSIDEVAGKIGLYHAALREAGHDPNDFTVTLMLHTCLSDSRDHAREIAREPMKDYLRSAAGLIKQYAWAFPAFKRPEGVKNAFDLNLDILEGDELDAILDFAFERYFNDSGLFGTIEDALERTEQLRRIGVTEIACLIDYGIPREQVLEGLWPLAEVVARANAETELAEDDFSIAAQIIRHGVTHLQCTPSMARMIAMNDEARQALRGVKHLFLGGEPLPGALVSEFAQITKADITNMYGPTETTIWSSVEPARSGDSVVNLGLPLANQQLYVLDASGAPVGVGEAGELWIGGEGVTRGYWNRPELTAERFLDNPFHPGRMYRTGDLVRRRIDGRIDFLGRVDHQVKLRGHRIELGEIEAALEAQDGVSQAVVSAREDQPGDVRLVGYYTGRFRDESQLKTAMAKSLPAIMVPGRFVHLDAFPLTPNKKVDRNALPAPSAPSVTAPRPAPRRPSVSRPAAPGSARTEGQIAEIWTRILGVQGIAPRDNFFDLGGHSLLAVQAHRAIREQLGTSQLSITDIFRFPVLGDLAARVVELSGDLDGPPAPSTPGPVSDRAQARSDAMARRRAMRARRRA
- a CDS encoding CpsD/CapB family tyrosine-protein kinase, producing MDREAKADAEAKRRAAAARKAEIETRQQEAAEAARHEAERLEAQAGDVAKISAAKRSDAAHSRKRAATPPPLTLTDPIDLTNGPDAQWRGLKSFTVRERHLELNRIITASRHNPAHAAFDVLRTRLLQALSDRGWKRVAITSPTQDCGKTFTAANLAISLSRQENCRTLLLDFDLRRPSLHSVMGFANPGSIGDMLRGATHPGDHLVRMGKNTIHAGRNIAFGFNDTTEPYAAELLQDPRTRQTLAAIERDMAPDVMLFDLPPALLYDDVIAFRPMFDGVLLVVGGGMSTDKEIKQVEHRLGEDTPLLGMVLNKAEGSSVKKYNY